The Borrelia turicatae 91E135 region GGTAGGTAGAAGTGCTGAAAATGTCTTTTATTCATTTTTGGAGTTACTCTCAGATACATTAGGTTTTACTGCTAAATCAACTACAAAGAAGGATGAAGTAGGAGATTATTTTAACAGTTTAGGTATGAAGCTTGGACAAGCATCTGAAGAATTAGAAGAGGTAGCAAAAAACTCAAAGGTAGAAGGAGAGGGCGCTAAAGATAGTCTATTAAACAAGGTAATTAAAGAAGCAGTTGATGCTGCTAAAGCTGCTTTAAACATATTAAAAACAAATGTAAATTTATTAGGAACAATAGGTGATAATAATGTAGTAGGTTATGCAAATAATGTTGTTGGTTCAGGAACACAGGCAGATGAAACTGAATTAAAGAAAGCCTTTAATTCATTGAAAGAAATAGTAAAAGCTGCAACAGATTCAGGTGTTCAAGAATTAAAAGCAGGAACTATAACATTACAAGTAAATGGAGGCGCAGATAATAAGGATGGGGCTAAGATATTGGCCACAAGTGGTAATAATCCAGCAGCAACAGATGCAGGTAAAGCAGCAGTAATACTATCAACAGTAAGTGGTGAAGAAATTTTAAAATCAATAATTGCATCACAAGAAAGTGATGCACAGCTATCAGACAATGCAACTGCAGATACAAGTGCCATTTCCTTTGCTAAAGGAGGATCAGATGCCCATTTAGCAGGTTCAACTGATGCTAAAGCAGCAGCAGTAGCAGGAGGAATAGCATTACGTTCATTGGTTAAGACAGGTAAATTAGCAGCAGGCGCAGCTGATAATGTTACAGGGGGAGGGAAAGAAGTACAAGGCTTAGGAGTAACTGCAGTAAATAAGTTATTAGTAGCAGTAGAGGATATAATTAAGAAGACAGTAAAGAATGTTCTTAAAACAGCAAAAGAAAAAATAGATGAAGCAAGAACCCCAAAACTAGCAGGTTAACAATAAAATAGATAGTTAGATTGATTACTTAAAAATAAGATTAGAAGGCAATCATTAGAGATGAGTCTAGTTTGCCTTCTATATTGTTGTAATTAAACTGAAGAAGTTAAATTAGCTGTTGAATCTAAAATTTCTTTCTCTGATTCACTTATCAAAATAGGTCAAGGATTTCAAGAGATTTTTGGCATCTTTGGTAATGCTATTGGTGATACTTTGGGACTTACTGCAGTTAAATCGGGTGACAATAAAAGTAAAGTAGGGGAACACTTTAAGATGATCGGAGATGGACTTACAACTACTAAGAAGAAGTTAAATGAGCTATCAAGTAAAATCTCTGAAGCAAAAAATGCTGATGGTAGCACAATTGAAGCTGTTAAGGGTGCAATTAGCAGTGCAAATGATGTCTTTGAACAGCTAATTGCTTCTCTAACTACACTTGCTGGGGTTGCTAAGGAAGCTGGTGATACTAATATTGGTGATGCTAATAATGCTGGTGCTGCAGTTGCTGCTGATAAGGATGGAGTTGACACTATAATTAAAAGTGTGAATGCAATTATTGAAGTAGCAAAGAAATCTGAAGTAGAAATCAGTTCTGGAGATGCTGGTAATGCAGTAAATGCTGCTGCTAATACTGACGCACCTGCTGCGCTTGCTGCCAATGCTGGTGCTGGTGATAATTCTGGTCCTAAATTGGTTGATGAGGTATCTAAAGCAGACTCATGGGCAATGATTGATAAAATAAAAGATTCTAAAACCACAGCTGGTAATCTTAATCAAAACAATAATAATGATGCTGGAACATTAGCAGTTGGTACTCCTAGTCATGCTAATGGTGCTAAGGCAGCTACTAATGCAGACTTAGCAGCTGCTGTAACTGCTGTAAATAAGGTACTAGGAGTACTAGATGTAGTAATTCAAAGAACAGTATCAAACCAACTAGATAAGATAAGAGAAGCTGTTAAGGGAATACAGTACTCTGAAACTACTACTGAATCAACTGAAGCTAGTTCTGCTCAACCTACTGTTACTAAATAAATTATCTATTTAAATAATCTAAATAAAGTCATTTTAGGAAAACTTTTATCTCTTTATGAGATTCGTTTTCCTTTTTTACTATTTGTAATAATACTCAGGTCTAAATAGTATTGATAACAATCCTTTAACAACAGATTGATGGTAAGATTGTATTTAAGCTTTTTTATAAACCGAAGAAAATAGACTAAACACTTTATGTTACAGTTAGGGACCCTCTTAAATCACATTTTACTAAAGTTAGGTTCCTATAACACTTAAAATATTATATAATAATTACATAAGGAGTGTTTTTATGGGACTTGCTCAACCAGTTATTACTCAACAAATGGTTATATCAGAACTTACTAAAGCTGGTATAAATAGAGATATTGCTATTGATTTATCTTACAGATATTATAAAAATGAACTGACTTATAAAGATATTGAGTATTTAGAGACTACTTTTAACCTTAAACTTGAAAAGGTAGAAGCAACCTTACAAGCCGATATTAGAGACCTTGATAATAAAATTGTCAACGTTAAAAATGAGTTAAAATCTGATATTAAAGACTTAGATAATAAGATAGATACAGTGGAGAATAATCTTAATACTAAGATTGATACTAAGTTCAATGAACTTGATACTAAGATTGATACAGTCAGAAGTGAATTAAAATCTGATATTAAAGACCTGGATACTAAGATTGACAACGTTGAGAATAATCTTAATACTAAGATTGATACAGTTAGAAGTGAATTAAAATCTGATATTAAAGACCTGGATACCAAGATTGACAACGTTGAGAATAATCTTAATACTAAGATTGATACAGTTAGAAGTGAATTAAAATCTGATATTAAAGACCTGGATACCAAGATTGACAACGTTGAGAATAATCTTAATACTAAGATTGATACAGTTAGAAGTGAATTAAAATCTGACATTAAAGACTTGGATAATAAGATTGATGTTAACAAAATGGAACTTGATAGTAAACTTGATAAAACTGCATCTGAACTTAAGAGTACATTAAGACTTCATGGTTGGATGTTTGGTACCCTTATTACCCTTAATATAGGAATTTTTTTAACATTAATATCCATAGTCTATTCATTGTTAAATAGATGAATTTAAATTAAGTAAACCTTTTCTTTCTTTGACTACATATCAGTTATTTTTTTACCAAAACCAATAAACTATTTTATTAATAATAATTTATCTTTGAGCATTGTTACATTCCCCGAAGTCTTTTTAAATAAAGGTGTATCTATTTTTTATTTTCTGTTTTTATTTTGTTCAAAGCTTATTAGCCATCTTGCCTTCCCTGAGTGA contains the following coding sequences:
- a CDS encoding variable large family protein, which encodes MSCGSGQQPQAGKDGEAATGGKSLSEVLMEVGRSAENVFYSFLELLSDTLGFTAKSTTKKDEVGDYFNSLGMKLGQASEELEEVAKNSKVEGEGAKDSLLNKVIKEAVDAAKAALNILKTNVNLLGTIGDNNVVGYANNVVGSGTQADETELKKAFNSLKEIVKAATDSGVQELKAGTITLQVNGGADNKDGAKILATSGNNPAATDAGKAAVILSTVSGEEILKSIIASQESDAQLSDNATADTSAISFAKGGSDAHLAGSTDAKAAAVAGGIALRSLVKTGKLAAGAADNVTGGGKEVQGLGVTAVNKLLVAVEDIIKKTVKNVLKTAKEKIDEARTPKLAG
- the bdr gene encoding Bdr family repetitive protein, which codes for MGLAQPVITQQMVISELTKAGINRDIAIDLSYRYYKNELTYKDIEYLETTFNLKLEKVEATLQADIRDLDNKIVNVKNELKSDIKDLDNKIDTVENNLNTKIDTKFNELDTKIDTVRSELKSDIKDLDTKIDNVENNLNTKIDTVRSELKSDIKDLDTKIDNVENNLNTKIDTVRSELKSDIKDLDTKIDNVENNLNTKIDTVRSELKSDIKDLDNKIDVNKMELDSKLDKTASELKSTLRLHGWMFGTLITLNIGIFLTLISIVYSLLNR